A genome region from Bacillota bacterium includes the following:
- a CDS encoding amidohydrolase family protein has product MDFDLVVQGGRVYGPRDWGEIDVGVRAGRVAALGQLGRFRAGKVVDARGLLVLPGLIDPHTHIAMSLASGIATCDDWYTGTVAAACGGITTVSDFAQARPGQSLAESLQERRTQAGGRAVVDYAFSVTITSPDPDTLAEVPALAGGGVRSFKLYTVNPGLMVDDRGLLASLGAVGRTGALATVHAESAAVVEAMTARVREAHGGAARFPHTRPALAEGEAVYRVLTLARLEGAPVCIRHLSSREGLAAVIAARREQGALRRRGGSGRVAWVETAPHYLALDDSVYAREDGHRFICSPPLRTLEDQHALWRGIAAGQVDFLGTDHCALSVAQKDAAPHFLRVPGGLPGFATFLPLTYTLGVVAGHIDIPRLAELTSTAAAGAFRLYPRKGTLLPGADADLVLVDPCARQKVGIAGSGPALRWSPYEGWDLQGWPRMVISRGEVIVEEGEFCGRPGRGLYLDVPAA; this is encoded by the coding sequence GTGGATTTTGACCTGGTGGTGCAGGGCGGACGGGTTTACGGGCCTCGGGATTGGGGCGAAATCGACGTGGGTGTCCGGGCCGGACGGGTGGCTGCTCTGGGTCAGCTCGGGCGTTTCCGGGCCGGGAAGGTGGTGGACGCCCGCGGCCTCCTGGTGCTGCCCGGTTTGATCGACCCCCACACTCACATTGCGATGTCTTTGGCCAGCGGCATTGCCACCTGCGATGACTGGTACACCGGGACGGTGGCCGCCGCCTGCGGCGGCATCACCACGGTGAGTGACTTCGCTCAGGCGCGGCCCGGTCAAAGCCTTGCTGAGTCCCTCCAGGAGAGGCGGACGCAGGCCGGGGGACGCGCGGTGGTGGATTATGCCTTCAGCGTGACCATTACTTCCCCCGACCCCGACACCCTGGCCGAGGTACCCGCTCTGGCCGGCGGGGGAGTGCGTTCGTTCAAGCTATATACGGTCAATCCCGGCCTCATGGTGGATGACCGGGGCCTGCTGGCGTCCCTGGGTGCTGTCGGGCGTACGGGGGCCCTGGCCACCGTCCATGCCGAATCGGCTGCCGTGGTGGAGGCGATGACCGCGCGGGTGAGGGAAGCGCACGGCGGAGCTGCCCGGTTTCCCCACACCCGGCCCGCACTGGCGGAAGGAGAAGCGGTGTATCGTGTGCTCACCCTGGCGCGGCTGGAAGGGGCTCCCGTGTGCATCCGCCACCTGTCCAGCAGAGAAGGGCTGGCGGCGGTGATAGCCGCCCGCCGGGAGCAGGGGGCACTGCGCCGGAGAGGCGGCTCCGGCCGGGTCGCCTGGGTGGAGACGGCCCCCCACTACCTGGCCCTGGACGATTCGGTGTACGCGCGAGAGGACGGCCACCGCTTCATCTGCAGCCCGCCTCTGCGGACCTTGGAGGATCAGCATGCCCTCTGGCGGGGGATTGCCGCCGGCCAGGTGGATTTCCTGGGCACGGACCATTGCGCCCTGAGCGTGGCCCAAAAGGACGCCGCTCCCCACTTCCTCCGGGTTCCGGGTGGTCTCCCCGGGTTCGCCACCTTCCTGCCCCTGACGTACACGCTGGGAGTGGTGGCGGGGCATATTGACATTCCCCGGCTGGCGGAGCTGACCAGTACGGCCGCGGCCGGCGCCTTCCGCCTCTATCCCCGTAAGGGGACGCTCCTCCCCGGGGCGGACGCCGATCTGGTGTTGGTCGACCCCTGCGCCAGGCAGAAGGTGGGTATAGCGGGGTCAGGGCCTGCGCTGCGCTGGTCTCCCTATGAGGGGTGGGATCTGCAGGGCTGGCCGCGCATGGTGATCTCCCGGGGAGAGGTCATCGTAGAGGAAGGCGAGTTTTGCGGGCGGCCGGGCCGCGGCCTCTATCTGGACGTCCCGGCTGCGTGA
- a CDS encoding NEW3 domain-containing protein yields the protein MGGAHRVVGVGWGKRLVPALVAVLFLCATLGLPARARAQGLVLFTPFPGVVARPGETLTFQLHLSARGPGGQKVTLYVTGQPKGWEAFLLGEGRQVYQVYVPADQEQEVQLQVKVPDDARPGEAHVTVSARSAAGTASLQVSIRVSTEEAGPDRLVTQYPSLTGPSNATFSFRLDLTNNGPRERSYSLRADAPDGWQVTFSPAYEQKQIAGLTLGAGETRGLDVQVRPPQKVAAGRYNITVQALSAASQASAALELNILGTFELKLTTPSGRLSADANPGRETPVKLVVDNTGSADLGRVTFSSSPPPSWSVRFDPESIDVLRAGESREVTAYIKPDSRAIAGDYVVTLSTSSQGAWESADFRVTVLTPTAWGMVGIALVAAVMAGVWATFRKYGRR from the coding sequence ATGGGTGGTGCGCATCGCGTCGTTGGAGTCGGGTGGGGGAAGCGGCTGGTTCCCGCCCTGGTTGCAGTGTTGTTCCTCTGCGCCACGCTGGGCCTGCCGGCACGGGCCCGCGCCCAGGGCCTGGTCCTTTTCACGCCCTTCCCCGGGGTGGTGGCCAGGCCGGGAGAAACCCTCACCTTTCAGCTGCACCTTTCTGCCCGGGGCCCGGGCGGCCAGAAAGTGACTCTGTACGTGACCGGGCAACCGAAGGGATGGGAGGCCTTCCTCCTGGGTGAGGGCCGCCAGGTCTACCAGGTGTACGTACCCGCAGATCAGGAGCAGGAGGTCCAGCTACAGGTCAAGGTACCTGATGATGCCCGGCCCGGCGAGGCGCACGTAACGGTGAGCGCCCGTTCCGCCGCCGGAACCGCCAGCCTGCAGGTGAGCATCCGGGTCAGTACCGAGGAGGCGGGTCCCGACCGGCTGGTGACCCAGTATCCTTCCCTCACCGGCCCGAGCAACGCCACCTTCAGTTTCCGCCTGGATCTGACCAACAATGGGCCTCGCGAGCGCTCCTACAGCCTGCGCGCCGACGCCCCGGACGGATGGCAGGTCACCTTCAGTCCCGCATACGAGCAGAAGCAGATCGCCGGCCTGACCCTGGGCGCGGGGGAAACCAGAGGCCTGGATGTGCAGGTCAGGCCCCCCCAGAAGGTGGCGGCCGGCCGGTACAACATCACGGTGCAGGCCCTCTCCGCAGCCAGCCAGGCGTCCGCGGCCCTCGAGCTCAACATCCTGGGAACCTTCGAGCTGAAGCTCACCACCCCCTCGGGGCGGCTCAGCGCCGACGCCAACCCGGGGCGGGAAACCCCGGTCAAACTGGTGGTGGACAACACCGGCAGCGCCGACCTGGGACGGGTCACCTTCTCTTCCAGCCCGCCCCCCAGCTGGTCGGTGCGTTTCGATCCCGAAAGCATTGACGTTCTGCGGGCGGGGGAAAGCCGGGAGGTCACCGCCTACATCAAACCTGACAGTCGCGCCATCGCCGGCGACTACGTGGTGACCCTCAGCACCAGCTCTCAGGGCGCGTGGGAGAGCGCGGACTTTCGGGTGACGGTCCTCACCCCCACCGCCTGGGGGATGGTGGGGATCGCCCTGGTGGCAGCGGTGATGGCGGGCGTGTGGGCCACGTTCCGCAAGTACGGCCGCCGCTGA
- a CDS encoding ABC transporter ATP-binding protein: MEKDVIVSLRGLTKKYGNLVAVDHLDLDIYRGEVFGLLGPNGAGKTTTILMLLGLTEPTEGTVRVAGHDPAREPLAVKAMVGYLPDNVGFYEDMTGRENLRYTARLNHIPLPEAERQIARLLETVGLGDVGDRAVREYSRGMRQRLGMADALVKDPRLLILDEPTLGIDPEGVQEVLALIVRLAQEEQRAVLISSHLLYQVQEICDRVAIFVRGRLVDPGPVSVRELVASGRSLDHYYRQYFQGGDSR; this comes from the coding sequence ATGGAAAAGGACGTCATCGTCAGCCTGCGGGGACTGACGAAGAAATACGGCAACCTGGTGGCGGTGGACCACCTGGATCTGGACATCTACAGGGGTGAGGTTTTCGGGCTGCTGGGGCCGAACGGGGCTGGCAAGACCACCACCATCCTCATGCTCCTGGGCCTCACCGAGCCCACCGAGGGGACGGTGCGGGTGGCGGGCCACGATCCCGCCCGCGAGCCCCTGGCGGTAAAGGCCATGGTGGGATACCTTCCCGACAACGTGGGATTCTACGAGGACATGACCGGACGGGAGAACCTCCGCTATACCGCCCGACTGAACCACATCCCGCTCCCGGAGGCAGAAAGGCAAATCGCGCGGTTGCTGGAGACGGTGGGGCTGGGGGATGTCGGTGACCGGGCCGTCCGGGAGTACTCGCGGGGCATGCGCCAGCGCCTGGGGATGGCCGACGCCCTGGTCAAAGATCCCCGCCTGCTCATCCTGGATGAACCCACCCTGGGGATCGACCCCGAGGGGGTGCAGGAGGTGCTGGCCCTCATCGTCCGCCTGGCCCAGGAGGAACAGCGCGCGGTCCTGATCTCGTCCCACCTGCTGTATCAGGTGCAGGAGATATGCGACCGCGTGGCCATCTTCGTGCGGGGACGGCTGGTCGACCCCGGGCCCGTCTCCGTGCGGGAGCTGGTGGCCAGCGGGCGGAGCCTGGATCACTACTACCGCCAGTATTTCCAGGGGGGTGACTCCCGGTGA
- a CDS encoding ABC transporter permease subunit: MKPGMGASVTPAALSSLWQRVKHSTSSWSSGGLGVVCAKEIGDHTSSIRFLILFLLVGITGLSSMYVGAQSIRETVAQEGSHFVFLRLFTTSGSLPPFIAFVSFLGPLVGLAMGFDAIVGERTRGTLSRLLSQPIYRDDVINGKFLAGISMLGWMMGSLGLLVAGLGLILTGVPPTTEEVVRVLAYLVVTVIYVAFWLALGILFSVIFRQAASSALAGIAVWLFFAVFARLLAGLIADTFFPVTQDTPVDVALRNARWHLGLARLSPTVLYEEAIITLLNPSIRTLGPFLLEQVQGAIAGFLSPGQSLLLVWPHLVTLVALTAGVFGVAYYLFIRQEIRA; encoded by the coding sequence GTGAAGCCGGGCATGGGTGCAAGCGTTACGCCGGCTGCGCTCTCCTCTCTATGGCAAAGGGTGAAGCACAGCACTTCCTCCTGGTCGAGCGGAGGCCTGGGAGTGGTGTGCGCCAAAGAGATAGGGGATCACACCTCCAGCATCCGCTTCCTCATCCTCTTTCTGCTGGTGGGCATCACCGGACTGAGCAGCATGTACGTCGGGGCCCAGAGCATCCGCGAGACCGTGGCCCAGGAGGGGAGCCACTTCGTCTTCCTGCGCCTGTTCACCACCTCGGGCAGCCTGCCCCCCTTCATCGCCTTTGTGTCCTTCCTGGGCCCCCTGGTGGGACTGGCCATGGGATTCGACGCCATCGTGGGCGAACGTACTCGCGGCACCCTCAGCCGCCTGCTGTCCCAGCCCATATATCGGGATGACGTCATCAACGGCAAGTTCCTGGCTGGCATCTCCATGCTGGGATGGATGATGGGATCCCTGGGCCTGCTGGTGGCCGGGCTGGGTCTCATCCTGACGGGAGTGCCACCCACCACGGAAGAGGTGGTGCGGGTCCTGGCCTACCTGGTGGTGACGGTAATCTACGTGGCCTTCTGGCTGGCCCTGGGTATCCTCTTTTCGGTCATATTCCGGCAGGCGGCCAGCTCGGCACTGGCGGGCATCGCGGTGTGGCTGTTCTTCGCCGTCTTCGCCCGCCTGCTGGCCGGTCTGATAGCGGACACCTTCTTCCCCGTAACGCAAGACACCCCGGTGGACGTGGCCCTGCGCAACGCCCGCTGGCACCTGGGCCTGGCTCGCCTCTCCCCCACCGTCCTCTACGAAGAGGCCATCATAACCCTGCTCAACCCCAGCATTCGCACCCTGGGTCCCTTCCTGCTGGAACAGGTGCAGGGCGCCATCGCCGGGTTCCTGTCCCCGGGGCAAAGCCTGCTCCTGGTGTGGCCCCACCTGGTGACCCTCGTCGCTCTCACCGCGGGCGTTTTCGGGGTCGCCTACTACCTCTTCATCCGCCAGGAAATCCGGGCCTGA
- a CDS encoding glutamate synthase-related protein: MRHASYVPPQFSVRVDEARCRSCHLCVRQCSFGALSFQERVTPQEGSCAGCLRCAAVCPAGAISVAPNLWPLKPNGFWPEWAVRGIWQQAASGAKSLTGCGNDKPYPILWDHLLLDAAQVTNPSIDPLREPMELRTYLGRKPDRLVPGEALQPQLELEIPIMFAAMSYGAVSLDVHRALAMAAREMGTFMNSGEGGLHRDLLSCGDRIIVQCASGRFGVDPDYFRAAAAVEIKIGQGAKPGIGGHLPGEKVTPQIAATRMIPVGTDAISPAPHHDIYSIEDLRQLIYAIKEAVDYQKAVGVKIAAVHNVAAIASGIVRAGADFITIDGFRGGTGASPLVVRDHLGIPLEVALAAVDRRLREEGIRHLVSLVASGGIRSAADALKAIALGADAVAIGTAALVALGCRLCQRCYTGRCAWGITTQDPELASRLDPEAAALRLGNLLRAWGLEIKEMLGAMGINAIESLRGNRDRLRGLGLDSLTLDILGVQPAGR; the protein is encoded by the coding sequence ATGCGCCACGCGTCCTACGTTCCACCCCAATTCAGTGTCAGGGTGGACGAGGCCCGCTGCAGGTCCTGCCACCTGTGCGTGCGGCAATGCTCTTTTGGTGCCTTGAGCTTCCAGGAACGGGTGACGCCGCAGGAGGGCAGCTGCGCCGGTTGCCTGCGCTGTGCGGCCGTCTGCCCCGCGGGGGCCATTTCGGTGGCGCCGAACCTCTGGCCCCTGAAGCCCAACGGTTTCTGGCCGGAGTGGGCGGTCCGCGGCATATGGCAGCAGGCCGCCAGCGGCGCGAAGAGCCTGACCGGATGCGGCAACGACAAGCCCTACCCCATCCTGTGGGATCATCTCCTGCTGGACGCCGCCCAGGTTACCAATCCCTCCATCGATCCCTTGAGGGAGCCCATGGAGTTACGGACCTACCTGGGGAGGAAGCCGGACAGGCTGGTACCGGGTGAGGCTCTGCAGCCACAGCTCGAGCTGGAGATCCCCATCATGTTCGCGGCCATGTCGTACGGGGCGGTGAGCCTCGACGTGCACCGCGCTCTGGCCATGGCTGCCCGCGAGATGGGTACGTTCATGAACTCGGGGGAAGGCGGCCTGCACCGGGACCTGCTGTCCTGTGGCGACCGCATCATCGTCCAGTGCGCATCGGGCCGGTTCGGCGTCGACCCCGATTACTTCCGGGCGGCGGCGGCAGTCGAGATAAAGATCGGGCAGGGGGCCAAACCCGGCATCGGCGGGCACCTGCCGGGGGAGAAGGTGACGCCCCAGATAGCGGCCACCCGCATGATCCCGGTGGGCACGGACGCCATCTCCCCTGCCCCGCACCACGACATCTACTCGATCGAAGACCTGCGCCAGCTCATCTACGCCATCAAGGAGGCCGTGGACTACCAGAAGGCGGTAGGGGTGAAGATCGCCGCCGTACACAACGTGGCCGCCATAGCAAGCGGCATCGTCAGGGCAGGGGCTGACTTCATCACCATCGACGGTTTCCGGGGCGGGACCGGTGCGTCACCCCTGGTTGTGCGGGACCACCTGGGTATCCCCCTGGAGGTTGCCCTGGCGGCAGTGGACCGGCGGCTGCGGGAGGAAGGCATCCGGCACCTGGTGTCGCTCGTGGCGAGCGGCGGCATCCGCAGCGCCGCTGATGCGCTGAAGGCCATTGCCCTGGGTGCGGACGCGGTGGCCATCGGTACCGCTGCTCTGGTAGCCCTGGGATGCCGCCTCTGCCAGAGGTGCTACACGGGCAGGTGCGCGTGGGGCATCACCACGCAGGATCCGGAGCTGGCCAGCCGCCTCGACCCGGAGGCAGCGGCTCTCCGGTTGGGTAACCTCCTGCGGGCCTGGGGCCTGGAGATAAAGGAGATGCTCGGGGCCATGGGCATCAACGCCATCGAGAGCCTGCGGGGCAACCGGGACCGGTTGCGCGGGCTGGGCCTGGACTCGTTGACCCTGGACATTCTCGGCGTGCAGCCCGCAGGCAGGTGA
- a CDS encoding glutamine amidotransferase family protein: MGARVGLRRGETADGMRIPSGCGVAAVASTRGRLISGATVACMVCAMPERTNGLGAGFAAYGIYADLAECYVFHLMYEDGQARTATEDLLRARFQVDAAEPIPTRPGVLPGAPMLWRYFLRLPEEVAAHSWDERPAERAQREWCGPDEYVVRAVMEINTGIPGAFVFSSGREMGVFKAVGHPEAVADFFMLDQYRGYSWLGHSRFPTNTPGWWGGAHPFSLLEWSVVHNGELSSYGTNRRYVESFGYRCTLLTDTEVIVYLVDLLVRRHGLALEVACRVLTPPFWKELDGSGDQAALLRAARIVYAGALLNGPFTTILGHSRGLVGLTDRLMLRPLVAATRGDLSYLASEEAAIRAVCSGPDRVWAPLAGEPIMVEVGRPQVAVSVGVARS, from the coding sequence ATGGGAGCCAGAGTTGGGCTGCGCCGGGGTGAGACTGCGGACGGGATGCGCATCCCGTCCGGGTGCGGGGTTGCCGCCGTGGCGAGCACGAGGGGACGGCTCATTTCGGGGGCCACGGTCGCGTGCATGGTCTGCGCCATGCCCGAACGCACCAATGGCCTGGGGGCGGGATTTGCCGCCTACGGGATATATGCGGACCTGGCAGAGTGTTACGTGTTCCACCTCATGTATGAGGACGGCCAGGCCCGCACGGCGACCGAGGATCTGCTGCGGGCGAGGTTTCAGGTGGATGCTGCGGAACCCATCCCCACCCGGCCCGGAGTCCTGCCCGGGGCCCCCATGCTCTGGCGCTACTTTCTCAGGCTGCCGGAAGAGGTAGCCGCGCACTCCTGGGACGAACGCCCGGCCGAACGGGCACAGCGCGAGTGGTGCGGTCCGGACGAGTACGTGGTGCGGGCGGTGATGGAGATCAACACCGGGATTCCGGGGGCGTTTGTCTTTTCCAGCGGCAGGGAGATGGGCGTGTTCAAGGCGGTCGGTCACCCGGAGGCAGTGGCAGACTTCTTCATGCTCGACCAGTACCGGGGTTACTCCTGGCTGGGGCACTCCCGGTTTCCCACCAACACCCCTGGCTGGTGGGGCGGGGCACACCCGTTCTCGCTGCTGGAATGGTCGGTGGTGCATAACGGGGAACTGTCGTCTTACGGGACCAACCGCCGCTACGTGGAGTCGTTCGGGTACAGGTGCACACTGCTGACCGACACCGAGGTGATCGTCTACCTGGTTGACCTGCTGGTGCGCAGGCACGGCCTGGCCCTGGAAGTTGCATGCCGCGTCCTCACCCCTCCCTTCTGGAAGGAGCTGGACGGGTCGGGGGATCAGGCGGCGCTGCTCCGTGCTGCCCGCATCGTATACGCGGGAGCCCTGCTGAACGGCCCGTTCACTACCATATTGGGGCACTCCCGCGGGTTGGTTGGGCTTACCGACCGCCTTATGCTGAGGCCGCTGGTGGCAGCTACCCGGGGCGACCTGTCTTACCTCGCCTCTGAGGAAGCGGCCATCCGCGCCGTCTGCTCGGGCCCCGACAGGGTTTGGGCTCCCCTCGCGGGGGAGCCGATCATGGTCGAGGTGGGGCGGCCGCAGGTCGCCGTTTCCGTGGGGGTGGCGCGATCATGA
- a CDS encoding DUF1015 domain-containing protein — protein MPRLMPFRAVHYDPRRVGVDLGALISPPYDVVDGEAAGGLAERHPYNSVRLELHIPSAESPADRYCRAAALWEAWRREGILVQDEVPSLYVCEHAFFHEGRHLVRAALVGCLAPGVMAHEETMAVPKQDRLELLRACHAQFSPILVLYEDPHGRVASALRSGVAGRPPELEVHTGEEVLRVWRLKEDAVARVTGVVAPLPAVIADGHHRYESARRFAEETGEERHERVLAALVSTADPGLLVLPTHRLVRRAGPGGAEGLVDAVAAAFGCAEVVARAPRAGAAAWWARLESLVSSRSGLVSLAAVTAGGARVLSYQGETAEALRVLDGVVHGGQGATQRATQGPTADGEAGAARAVEYTRDAAYALDEVLAGQAEVTFLVPAVSVGEVFRKAREGYRFPRKTTYFHPKVPAGLLVCDLDG, from the coding sequence ATGCCGCGACTTATGCCTTTCCGGGCGGTTCACTACGACCCCCGGCGCGTGGGAGTGGATCTCGGTGCTCTGATTTCACCGCCCTACGATGTGGTGGACGGGGAAGCGGCGGGCGGCCTTGCGGAACGGCATCCGTACAACTCCGTCCGCCTTGAACTCCATATCCCAAGCGCGGAAAGCCCTGCTGACCGGTACTGCCGGGCCGCAGCGCTGTGGGAGGCATGGCGCCGAGAGGGTATCCTGGTGCAGGATGAGGTGCCATCCCTCTACGTCTGCGAGCACGCCTTCTTCCACGAGGGCCGCCACCTGGTCCGCGCCGCCCTGGTGGGTTGCCTGGCGCCCGGCGTCATGGCTCACGAAGAGACGATGGCCGTGCCCAAACAGGATCGCCTGGAGCTGCTGCGTGCCTGCCACGCCCAGTTCAGCCCCATTCTCGTCCTGTACGAAGACCCCCACGGCCGGGTGGCGTCAGCGCTGCGTTCCGGGGTGGCGGGGAGACCGCCCGAACTGGAGGTGCACACAGGGGAAGAGGTTTTGCGGGTGTGGCGCCTGAAGGAGGACGCGGTCGCCCGGGTAACCGGGGTTGTGGCTCCCCTGCCCGCCGTGATCGCCGACGGGCATCACCGTTACGAGTCCGCGCGCCGGTTCGCGGAGGAAACGGGGGAAGAACGGCACGAGCGTGTGCTGGCTGCCCTCGTATCCACAGCTGATCCGGGGCTGCTGGTACTGCCCACCCATCGCCTCGTGCGCAGGGCGGGCCCGGGCGGTGCCGAGGGTCTCGTCGACGCCGTGGCTGCCGCGTTCGGCTGCGCGGAGGTCGTCGCCCGTGCCCCTCGGGCAGGGGCGGCTGCCTGGTGGGCACGCTTGGAGTCCCTCGTATCCTCTCGTTCTGGCCTGGTATCCTTGGCGGCGGTGACCGCAGGTGGGGCACGGGTGCTGAGCTATCAGGGCGAGACGGCTGAGGCCCTGAGGGTGCTGGATGGCGTCGTGCACGGGGGGCAGGGGGCAACGCAGCGGGCGACGCAGGGGCCGACGGCTGATGGTGAGGCGGGTGCCGCCCGGGCCGTGGAGTACACCAGGGATGCGGCTTACGCCCTGGACGAGGTCCTGGCCGGGCAGGCCGAGGTCACTTTCCTGGTCCCTGCTGTCTCGGTGGGCGAGGTATTCCGCAAGGCTCGGGAGGGTTACCGGTTCCCCCGGAAGACCACCTATTTCCACCCCAAGGTGCCCGCCGGGCTCCTGGTGTGCGACCTGGACGGCTGA
- the serA gene encoding phosphoglycerate dehydrogenase — translation MRILVTDGIAEEGVKVLREEAEVDVCGPLREEQLIERIGEYDGILVRSSTRVTSRAIAAAPRLRVIGRAGVGVDNIDLEAATRAGIVVVNAPGGNTVAVAEHTIGLILSLARRIPQAHLHARSGKWERSRFLGTEVRGKTLGLLGLGRIGSEVARRALALGMKVMAYDPAVSPERMEAVGVIPAEPAVIFPAADFISVHVPLTRETQGLIGEEAISRMKPGVHIINCSRGGVVDEEALARALREGEVAGAALDVLASEPPPPDHPLLGLDNVVITPHLGASTAEAQASVAVETARAVLAVLRGELVPTAVNVPAPAPEDGQRLAPLLPLAETLGAFSAGWSEGMIGGVRVAWSGEVARMDTRPLLSAVLKGLLRPLLQDHVNAVNAPLLARERGIRVSEVRMDEGDGYPGEISVSTVTSRGERSVAGSLSPRGEPRLVRIDGYRTDTPLAEFMLVCPHVDQPGIIGQVGTILGEAGVNISGMQVARLARGGEAIMVLGMDSPAPPEALARIARVRGVISARPVYLHRPA, via the coding sequence ATGCGCATCCTGGTAACCGACGGTATAGCGGAGGAAGGGGTTAAGGTCCTCAGGGAGGAGGCAGAGGTTGACGTCTGCGGGCCCCTGCGCGAGGAGCAGCTGATCGAGCGCATCGGCGAGTACGACGGGATACTGGTGCGCAGTTCCACCCGTGTCACCTCCCGCGCGATTGCGGCGGCGCCCCGGCTGCGGGTGATCGGACGGGCGGGGGTAGGAGTTGACAACATTGACCTGGAAGCAGCCACCCGCGCGGGCATCGTGGTCGTGAACGCTCCGGGTGGAAACACGGTGGCCGTGGCCGAGCACACCATCGGCCTTATCCTCTCCCTGGCCCGCAGGATCCCCCAGGCCCACCTGCACGCCAGATCGGGGAAGTGGGAGAGGAGCCGCTTCCTGGGGACGGAAGTGCGGGGCAAGACCCTGGGGTTACTCGGTTTGGGACGGATCGGTTCCGAGGTGGCCAGGCGGGCCCTGGCCCTGGGGATGAAGGTGATGGCATATGACCCCGCCGTCTCGCCCGAGCGCATGGAGGCCGTGGGTGTAATCCCGGCTGAGCCCGCCGTCATTTTCCCTGCCGCGGACTTCATCAGTGTGCACGTCCCCCTGACCCGGGAAACGCAGGGCCTGATCGGCGAGGAGGCCATCTCGCGGATGAAGCCGGGAGTGCACATCATCAACTGCTCCCGAGGCGGTGTGGTGGACGAGGAGGCCCTGGCCCGAGCGCTCCGGGAGGGAGAGGTGGCAGGGGCGGCGCTGGACGTGCTGGCGTCGGAGCCCCCTCCGCCCGACCATCCCCTTTTGGGCCTGGACAACGTGGTGATCACTCCCCACCTGGGTGCTTCCACCGCCGAGGCCCAGGCGAGCGTGGCCGTGGAAACGGCCCGCGCCGTGCTGGCCGTGCTCAGGGGAGAACTGGTACCCACCGCCGTCAACGTGCCCGCTCCCGCCCCCGAAGACGGCCAGCGCCTTGCCCCCCTGCTGCCGCTGGCGGAAACTCTGGGTGCCTTTTCGGCCGGGTGGTCAGAAGGCATGATCGGCGGCGTGCGCGTGGCCTGGTCGGGCGAGGTGGCGAGGATGGACACTCGTCCCCTGCTCTCCGCCGTGCTCAAGGGGCTGCTTCGTCCTCTCCTGCAGGACCATGTCAACGCGGTGAACGCCCCCCTGCTGGCCCGGGAGAGGGGAATCCGGGTCAGCGAGGTGAGGATGGATGAAGGCGACGGCTACCCGGGTGAGATATCTGTCTCCACGGTCACCAGTCGGGGCGAGCGGAGCGTGGCCGGGAGCCTGTCCCCCCGGGGGGAACCGCGCCTGGTGCGCATAGACGGATATCGTACAGATACCCCCCTGGCCGAGTTCATGCTGGTCTGCCCCCACGTGGACCAGCCGGGCATCATCGGTCAGGTGGGCACCATCCTGGGGGAAGCCGGCGTGAACATCTCCGGCATGCAGGTGGCGAGACTGGCGCGAGGCGGAGAGGCCATCATGGTGCTGGGCATGGACTCTCCCGCGCCCCCCGAGGCCCTTGCCCGCATCGCCCGGGTGCGGGGCGTCATTTCCGCCCGTCCCGTGTACCTGCACCGGCCGGCGTGA